In one bacterium genomic region, the following are encoded:
- a CDS encoding DUF3825 domain-containing protein: MPTSHPSLRQPHPLSHFLHQSQSGQDIIAPGELANPCFTAQSAVSKQGRTTRQAISKPSLDSDAPACPKPRFAVEREGGAYVGRTILELDWVYNNARLIARPDSDWLTPNIIQEIDDRSESDPRSSSMAGIHADNLMG; encoded by the coding sequence ATGCCCACATCCCATCCATCCCTCCGACAGCCTCACCCACTCTCCCACTTCCTCCATCAATCTCAGTCCGGCCAAGACATAATCGCACCCGGTGAACTCGCCAATCCATGCTTCACAGCGCAGTCGGCAGTATCGAAACAGGGGAGAACCACCAGGCAGGCCATTTCCAAACCCAGTTTGGATTCAGACGCTCCTGCTTGCCCCAAGCCTCGGTTCGCGGTGGAACGTGAAGGAGGCGCATACGTCGGACGTACGATTCTCGAACTAGACTGGGTGTACAATAATGCTCGACTGATAGCGAGGCCTGATAGCGACTGGCTGACTCCAAATATCATCCAAGAAATAGATGACAGATCTGAGTCCGATCCTCGTTCTAGCAGTATGGCTGGTATTCATGCCGATAACCTGATGGGGTAG
- a CDS encoding DUF1566 domain-containing protein: MIPSFIFTTLFTLLLLTSRSPAGSLDPTNAPGPTMHTLEEIYQKQVDTAQKVTAFVSPQTLSSTTTAMSAGYYAATNLTMVDVDLAAVNIRKNVTIFGVIGILSTNAGASAYYAAVPKTGQTISYVAGDDGDLEKGVVLPSPRFTDNGDGTVTDNLTGLIWLKNANFKAGSRTWATALTDCATLNSGEGGLTDASVEGDWRLPNVKELESLIDFGSYNPPLPVGHPFTGVQGGTYWSSSTRKDDTTGAWIVYLNSGNVAYTSKAGVSFVWPVRGGP, encoded by the coding sequence ATGATCCCAAGTTTTATATTTACAACCTTGTTCACTTTATTATTGCTAACAAGCAGATCACCAGCAGGGAGTCTGGATCCTACTAATGCACCCGGACCCACCATGCACACTCTTGAGGAGATCTATCAGAAACAGGTTGATACCGCCCAGAAAGTTACTGCATTTGTATCGCCACAGACGCTGTCATCCACAACAACAGCGATGTCGGCGGGCTATTACGCGGCGACAAACCTGACGATGGTGGACGTGGACCTGGCGGCAGTGAACATCAGGAAGAACGTGACAATATTCGGCGTTATTGGAATATTGAGCACGAATGCGGGAGCTAGCGCCTATTATGCTGCGGTTCCGAAGACGGGACAGACGATCTCCTATGTGGCGGGGGATGATGGCGACTTAGAAAAGGGGGTGGTTTTACCGAGTCCTCGATTCACAGATAATGGCGACGGGACGGTGACGGACAACCTGACTGGGCTTATTTGGCTGAAGAACGCCAACTTTAAGGCGGGCTCACGCACATGGGCAACTGCCCTGACGGATTGCGCCACACTAAACAGTGGCGAGGGTGGTCTGACCGATGCATCGGTGGAGGGCGACTGGCGGCTACCGAACGTTAAGGAACTGGAGAGTTTGATTGATTTTGGTAGTTACAATCCCCCGCTGCCGGTGGGCCATCCGTTCACTGGCGTTCAGGGGGGTACCTACTGGTCGTCTTCTACGCGCAAGGATGATACGACCGGCGCGTGGATCGTGTACTTGAACAGTGGCAACGTGGCCTACACCAGTAAGGCGGGCGTAAGCTTTGTGTGGCCCGTCCGCGGTGGTCCGTAA